The proteins below are encoded in one region of Sphingopyxis sp. YR583:
- the galE gene encoding UDP-glucose 4-epimerase GalE produces MNILLTGGAGYIGSHVAAPLVSAGHHVVCFDNLSNSDPSVMDRLEAITGQAVPLVTGDIRDGDALRQVIRDHAIEAVIHFAGLKAVGESVAEPMKYYDNNVRGTLSLLEAMADCGAKTLVFSSSATVYGEPQYLPLDENHPTSATNPYGRTKLMIEEMLADVAAADPEWRIAILRYFNPVGAHDSGLIGENPNGIPNNLMPFVSRVAAGRLAELSVFGNDYDTPDGTGVRDYIHVVDLADGHVAALDAIGKMGQPLSIWNLGTGQGYSVLDMVEAFERVNGVRIPYRIAPRRDGDVASCFASPDRAARDLGWTAERDLDAMCASSWNFERTLAGRNAD; encoded by the coding sequence ATGAATATATTACTGACCGGCGGTGCGGGATATATCGGCAGCCATGTTGCGGCTCCCCTCGTGTCAGCGGGCCACCATGTGGTGTGCTTCGACAATCTCTCGAACAGCGATCCCTCGGTCATGGATCGGCTCGAGGCGATCACGGGCCAAGCGGTTCCACTCGTCACCGGAGATATTCGCGACGGCGACGCGCTGCGGCAGGTCATCCGCGATCATGCGATCGAGGCGGTGATCCACTTCGCGGGCCTCAAGGCCGTGGGCGAATCGGTCGCCGAGCCGATGAAATATTACGACAATAATGTCCGCGGTACCTTGTCGCTGCTCGAAGCGATGGCCGATTGCGGCGCCAAGACGCTCGTCTTCTCGTCGAGCGCGACGGTTTACGGCGAGCCGCAATATCTGCCGCTCGACGAAAATCATCCGACCTCGGCGACCAACCCCTATGGCCGCACCAAGCTGATGATCGAGGAAATGCTGGCCGACGTCGCCGCCGCCGATCCCGAATGGCGGATCGCGATCCTGCGCTATTTCAACCCGGTGGGCGCGCATGACAGCGGGTTGATCGGCGAGAATCCGAACGGCATTCCGAACAATCTGATGCCCTTTGTCAGCCGTGTCGCGGCCGGGCGACTGGCCGAGCTGTCGGTGTTCGGCAACGATTACGACACCCCCGACGGCACCGGGGTGCGCGACTATATCCATGTCGTCGACCTCGCCGACGGCCATGTCGCCGCACTCGATGCGATCGGCAAGATGGGCCAGCCGCTGTCGATCTGGAACCTCGGCACCGGCCAGGGCTATTCGGTGCTCGACATGGTCGAGGCGTTCGAACGCGTCAACGGGGTGCGCATTCCCTATCGCATCGCGCCGCGCCGCGACGGCGATGTCGCGAGTTGCTTCGCCAGCCCGGACCGCGCCGCGCGCGACCTTGGCTGGACGGCGGAGCGCGACCTCGACGCGATGTGCGCGTCGAGCTGGAATTTCGAGCGCACCCTTGCCGGGCGTAACGCCGACTAG
- a CDS encoding DUF885 domain-containing protein has protein sequence MALATGLMAAPMARAAVKGGANDAAFTAFLDAAFEAEIALDPEQLTQLGRKEQQDRFTDPSDAAAAARLAWRRANVAEMKKTFDPATLGDDARVSYDMWLLELDRAEASTKWRGHNYIFDRNGPHTGLPNFMINQHRVDTPADMDAYVARVTALGPTLDIYLERAKASAAKGVRMPGFAYDQSIELVGRLTTGAPFDAGADNALFADAKSKAAGLVKSGQIDAAAADHYGTQVAAAMTGAMKPAYDRLRAWLVADRAKASADPRGAGALPDGAAYYNAMLRLQTTTDMTADEIHALGLSEVARIRAEMEALKRAIGFEGKLEDFFVFLRSDDRFYVANDDAGRAIYLKKAEDYLAGMRARLPEQFRRQPKADLIVKRVEAFREEPGGAAHYSPAALDGSRPGIFYVHLADTRATPIYEIEGTVYHEGHPGHHMQIALAQEMTGTPEFRKNYFYGAYGEGWALYVERLAKEMGFYTDPYSDFGRLGREIWRAIRLVVDTGIHAKGWSEAEALACYTANSPQPIGKIRSEIRRYFVTPGQATSYKVGMQRILALRDKARTALGPRYDQRVFHEIILGRGSVPLPVLDAQVDRWIAAPA, from the coding sequence TTGGCGCTGGCGACGGGTCTGATGGCGGCGCCGATGGCGCGCGCGGCGGTGAAAGGCGGGGCGAACGATGCGGCGTTTACCGCCTTTCTCGACGCGGCCTTTGAGGCGGAGATCGCGCTCGATCCCGAACAGCTGACCCAGCTCGGCCGCAAGGAGCAGCAGGACCGGTTCACCGACCCGAGTGACGCCGCCGCCGCCGCTCGGCTTGCTTGGCGCCGCGCCAATGTCGCCGAAATGAAGAAGACATTCGATCCCGCCACCCTCGGTGACGACGCGCGTGTATCCTATGATATGTGGCTGCTCGAACTCGATCGGGCCGAGGCGTCGACCAAATGGCGCGGGCATAATTATATCTTCGACCGCAACGGCCCGCATACCGGGCTGCCGAACTTCATGATCAACCAGCACCGCGTCGATACGCCCGCCGATATGGACGCCTATGTCGCGCGCGTCACGGCGCTCGGACCGACGCTCGATATCTATCTGGAGCGCGCGAAGGCATCGGCGGCGAAGGGCGTGCGCATGCCCGGCTTCGCCTATGATCAGTCGATCGAGCTCGTCGGGCGGCTGACCACCGGGGCGCCGTTCGACGCCGGCGCCGACAACGCCCTGTTCGCCGATGCCAAGTCGAAAGCGGCGGGCCTCGTGAAATCGGGCCAGATCGATGCCGCCGCGGCCGATCATTATGGCACACAGGTCGCCGCCGCGATGACGGGGGCGATGAAGCCCGCTTACGACCGCCTCCGCGCCTGGCTCGTAGCCGACCGCGCGAAGGCCTCGGCCGACCCGCGCGGGGCGGGGGCGCTGCCCGACGGCGCGGCCTATTATAATGCGATGCTGCGGCTGCAGACGACGACCGACATGACCGCGGACGAAATTCACGCGCTCGGCCTGTCCGAAGTCGCGCGGATCCGCGCCGAGATGGAGGCGCTCAAGAGGGCGATCGGCTTCGAGGGCAAGCTTGAGGATTTCTTCGTCTTCCTGCGCAGCGACGACCGTTTCTATGTCGCCAACGACGATGCCGGCCGCGCAATCTATCTGAAAAAGGCCGAGGACTATCTCGCCGGCATGCGCGCGCGGCTCCCCGAGCAGTTCAGGCGGCAGCCCAAGGCCGACCTGATCGTCAAGCGCGTCGAGGCGTTTCGCGAGGAGCCGGGCGGCGCGGCGCATTACTCGCCCGCGGCGCTCGACGGCTCGCGCCCCGGCATCTTCTATGTCCACCTCGCCGATACGCGCGCGACCCCGATCTACGAAATCGAAGGCACGGTATATCACGAAGGCCACCCCGGCCATCATATGCAGATCGCACTCGCGCAGGAAATGACGGGCACGCCCGAGTTCCGGAAGAATTATTTCTATGGCGCCTATGGCGAGGGCTGGGCGCTTTATGTCGAGCGGCTGGCAAAGGAGATGGGTTTCTACACCGATCCCTACAGCGACTTCGGCCGGCTCGGGCGTGAGATCTGGCGCGCCATCCGCCTCGTGGTCGATACCGGCATCCACGCCAAGGGGTGGAGCGAGGCCGAGGCGCTGGCCTGTTATACGGCGAACTCGCCGCAACCGATCGGCAAGATCCGTTCGGAGATTCGCCGCTATTTCGTCACTCCGGGACAGGCGACGTCGTACAAGGTCGGCATGCAGCGCATCCTTGCGCTGCGCGACAAGGCGCGAACGGCGCTCGGCCCGCGTTACGATCAGCGCGTGTTTCACGAGATTATCCTCGGGCGCGGCTCGGTGCCGCTACCCGTGCTCGATGCACAGGTCGATCGCTGGATCGCCGCGCCGGCCTGA
- a CDS encoding NrsF family protein, with the protein MTMKDASIDDLIDGLAGDLTPVRPRRVARGSLWVAAGWLGVGAMLVWLFGMRPGLGGGVMPPLSMLAFWLIAATGVAAAWSALRMGLPGVGRDYGGWRWAVGALLALPLAALAVSFGDAHTHAETARVGFDVHCLLQGIVSGLGVGAALFLWLRAGAPTSPTRAGWVIGIAAGAAGASIVALLCSSDDLVHITLWHASAVPVSAVAGRLVLPRFLRW; encoded by the coding sequence ATGACGATGAAGGACGCATCGATCGACGATTTGATCGACGGGCTGGCGGGCGATCTGACCCCCGTGCGTCCGCGGCGCGTCGCGCGCGGATCGTTGTGGGTCGCGGCGGGCTGGCTTGGCGTCGGCGCCATGCTGGTCTGGCTGTTCGGGATGCGGCCCGGTCTGGGCGGAGGCGTGATGCCGCCGCTTTCGATGCTCGCATTCTGGCTGATTGCGGCGACCGGCGTTGCCGCGGCGTGGAGCGCGCTGCGCATGGGCCTGCCGGGCGTCGGGCGCGACTATGGCGGCTGGCGCTGGGCGGTCGGGGCGCTGCTGGCATTGCCCCTCGCGGCGCTGGCGGTGTCCTTCGGCGATGCTCACACGCATGCCGAAACGGCCCGGGTCGGCTTCGACGTCCATTGTCTTTTGCAGGGAATCGTTTCGGGGCTGGGCGTCGGCGCCGCGCTGTTCCTGTGGCTCAGGGCCGGCGCGCCGACATCACCGACCCGTGCGGGATGGGTGATCGGCATTGCGGCGGGCGCGGCGGGGGCGTCGATCGTCGCGTTGCTGTGCTCAAGTGATGACCTCGTTCATATCACGTTGTGGCATGCGTCGGCGGTTCCGGTCTCGGCGGTCGCCGGCAGGCTGGTCCTGCCGCGGTTCCTGCGCTGGTAG
- a CDS encoding PepSY-associated TM helix domain-containing protein, with product MHAPTPSRPATKKSRKAFWLKQLHMWHWMSSAISLIGLLLFAITGFTLNHAADIEGTPVVTQGSAQMPPALLTRLKAAVPDAEKAPLPPVAAEWVEKNFPVKASAEAEWSADEVYLPAPRPGGDAWVAIDLATGEASSEVTSRGWISYLNDLHKGRNSGGEWSLFIDIFSFACLVFAITGLFLLQLHSAKRKSTWPLVGLGLAIPAAIAVIFIH from the coding sequence ATGCACGCACCCACTCCCTCGCGACCGGCGACCAAGAAAAGCCGGAAAGCCTTTTGGCTGAAACAGTTGCACATGTGGCACTGGATGAGCTCGGCCATCAGCCTGATCGGGCTGCTCTTGTTCGCGATCACCGGCTTCACGCTCAACCATGCGGCCGATATCGAGGGGACGCCGGTCGTCACGCAGGGATCGGCGCAGATGCCACCCGCGCTGCTCACGCGGCTGAAAGCCGCGGTGCCCGACGCCGAAAAGGCGCCGCTGCCACCCGTCGCGGCCGAATGGGTCGAGAAAAATTTCCCCGTAAAGGCGTCGGCCGAGGCCGAATGGTCTGCCGACGAAGTCTATCTTCCCGCCCCGCGTCCCGGCGGAGACGCGTGGGTCGCGATCGATCTCGCGACGGGAGAGGCGTCGAGCGAAGTTACCAGCCGCGGCTGGATTTCCTATCTCAACGACCTCCACAAGGGCCGCAATTCGGGCGGCGAGTGGAGCCTGTTCATCGACATCTTCTCCTTCGCCTGTCTCGTCTTCGCGATCACCGGCCTGTTCCTGCTCCAGCTTCACTCGGCGAAGCGCAAGAGCACCTGGCCGCTCGTCGGGCTCGGGCTTGCGATCCCCGCCGCCATCGCCGTCATCTTCATTCACTAG
- a CDS encoding TMEM165/GDT1 family protein codes for MEALFTSTAVVALAEIGDKTQLLAILLATRFNRPVPIILGILVATLANHALAALLGASAAAFLDSPVFRYAIGLSFIAMAAWTLIPDKFEDDDAPKPRFGAFLTTLVAFFLVEMGDKTQVATIALGAQYHNVVAVTAGTTLGMMIANVPAIFLGHELLKRVDLAKVRMVAAALFLVIGLWVLAQTAGWFG; via the coding sequence ATGGAAGCCCTGTTCACCTCGACCGCCGTCGTTGCGCTCGCCGAAATCGGCGACAAGACGCAGTTGCTCGCGATCCTGCTCGCGACGCGGTTCAATCGCCCGGTGCCGATCATCCTCGGCATATTGGTCGCGACGCTCGCCAATCATGCGCTGGCCGCGCTGCTCGGCGCGTCGGCCGCGGCGTTCCTCGACAGTCCGGTCTTTCGTTACGCCATTGGCTTGTCCTTCATTGCGATGGCCGCATGGACGTTGATTCCCGACAAGTTCGAGGACGATGACGCACCCAAGCCGAGGTTCGGCGCCTTTCTGACCACGCTTGTCGCCTTCTTTCTCGTCGAGATGGGCGACAAGACGCAGGTCGCGACGATCGCGCTCGGCGCGCAATATCATAACGTCGTGGCGGTCACCGCAGGAACCACGCTCGGCATGATGATCGCCAATGTGCCCGCGATCTTCCTCGGTCACGAACTGCTAAAGCGCGTCGATCTCGCAAAGGTCCGGATGGTCGCCGCCGCGCTGTTCCTCGTGATCGGCCTGTGGGTGCTGGCGCAGACCGCGGGCTGGTTCGGCTAG
- a CDS encoding translocation/assembly module TamB domain-containing protein: MADEAPFAEDAAVPEKASRSWPLTILRWIGLSLLGLVLLFALFLLGLNSDSGRRFVVTQIEKYEFENGMKIGIGRLDGSLYGQMVIRNLTLSDPKGVFLASPEVRVDWRPIRYLANHVDVRSATAATMTMRKLPEFKVVPDTGEPLLPDLDIDVGLVRVDRFVFEPPVAGERQVAKLNGKIAIADRRAQVTANAETIAGGGQGDALKLVLDAVPEANRLAVKLDLTAPKGGVLAAMGGFEETLTARLDGRGDWKAWNGDLTANLGAAPLARVALTGRDGTFAAKGTAQASRMLAAGPVVELLGTETAIDLTARLDKRKAAIDGRLSSDAAQLGISGGVDLGTNRYEGLKLAANILRPSAIAPAVRANGLRATATLDGAFALPTVDYQANANSLAVNDIIVEGISLAGKARVDADQIVIPVAGRAARIRGLDTVAGGTLVQVRLDGDLAYSNGRILSDNLRLRSPRIDAKAIVIADLNKGFYTGAIDGRINDYRIESVGIFDIDTDADLKTAPRGGFEIVGNVRARSTRLFNSGVRDFLGGNATASSAVRYGTDGIIRFSGLRLSAPRLRVTGGQGSYAPNGQIRLTAQAHSTDYGPVGVQLAGTITDPRAVVTAARPGLGIGLANLVAKINGAPNGYRLAATGDTDYGPLSADVVLLTAKGPLTIDVERGDLSGIGFNGRLVKSDAGPFVGQLNASGQGLGGLVRLTAAGQYQAAAINVRANDVVLPGAAKLAVGSAIVDADVTLYDTPHIVADIQIADTQIREYDIAVGRVKIDYRDGAGRAQALVEGTSGVPFRIAANADLQPKLWRASVQGRATGINFRTTSPARIIPGPDGYELLPTNVSLGRGSSARVAGRFGDGIIIQSRLERVNMAILNAVYPDMGLGGRATGSLDFEQANSESFPRADARLTITDFTRTTAASVSQPVDVNFAGKLLADGGEARAVMRKRGSVIGRLQASLRPLGAGAGGWTERLMAAPLGGGIRYNGPADTLYSFFGPATQHVSGPIAVAADFSCSVSDPCLEGVVRGKDMVYENQTYGTRLTNMVVNGRFTGNRLEIEKLTATAGDGTVEAKGFISLASADGYPMNISATLNNARLAKSENIAARATGNLTLEKVAGQTALLSGSLRLPETRYRIIREGAAQVPVLTGVRRKPPAGRQRISGDGLSAVGGSLFDLIRLDIALKAPDEIYVSGMGLESEWKADVVLRGTTQDPRVTGEIELVRGTLGFAGRSFELQEGRVTFPTGEAFDPAIRLLASDTIETVTVSISVTGRASNPQIAFSSVPGLPQDEIVSRILFGDSITTLSPLQAVQLASSLNTLSSGGGGLSPLGSLQSATGIDRLRVLGPDDTVGRGAALAAGQYITKDIYLEVITDARGYTATQLEISLTPALSLLSQAGGSGQSNLSIRYRKDY; this comes from the coding sequence ATGGCCGACGAGGCGCCCTTCGCCGAAGACGCGGCCGTGCCGGAGAAGGCATCGCGTTCGTGGCCGCTCACGATATTGCGCTGGATCGGCCTGAGCCTGCTTGGGCTGGTGCTGCTCTTCGCCCTGTTCCTCCTCGGGCTCAACAGCGATTCTGGGCGGCGGTTCGTCGTTACCCAGATCGAGAAATATGAATTCGAAAACGGGATGAAAATTGGCATCGGCCGGCTCGACGGGTCGCTCTATGGCCAGATGGTCATCCGCAATTTGACCCTGTCCGATCCGAAAGGCGTTTTCCTCGCGTCGCCCGAGGTCCGCGTCGACTGGCGCCCGATCCGCTATCTCGCCAATCATGTCGACGTCCGCTCGGCAACCGCCGCGACGATGACAATGCGCAAGCTGCCCGAGTTCAAGGTCGTTCCCGACACCGGCGAGCCGTTGCTGCCCGATCTCGACATCGACGTCGGCTTGGTGCGCGTCGATCGCTTCGTCTTCGAGCCGCCGGTCGCCGGCGAGCGGCAGGTCGCGAAACTCAATGGCAAGATCGCGATTGCCGACCGCCGCGCACAGGTGACCGCGAACGCCGAGACGATCGCGGGCGGCGGACAGGGCGATGCGCTGAAACTGGTGCTCGACGCGGTTCCCGAAGCGAACCGCCTCGCGGTCAAACTCGATCTCACTGCGCCGAAGGGCGGCGTGCTCGCCGCGATGGGCGGTTTCGAGGAAACGCTGACTGCAAGGCTCGACGGCCGCGGTGACTGGAAGGCGTGGAACGGCGATCTGACCGCAAACCTCGGCGCCGCGCCGCTGGCGCGCGTCGCGCTGACCGGGCGCGATGGCACTTTTGCCGCGAAAGGTACGGCGCAGGCATCGCGCATGTTGGCCGCCGGGCCGGTCGTCGAACTGCTCGGCACCGAAACGGCGATCGACCTCACGGCGCGCCTCGACAAGCGCAAGGCCGCGATCGACGGGCGGCTGTCGTCCGACGCCGCTCAGCTCGGAATCAGCGGGGGAGTCGATCTCGGCACCAATCGCTACGAGGGCCTGAAACTTGCCGCCAATATCCTCCGCCCTAGCGCGATCGCGCCGGCGGTGCGGGCGAATGGTCTGCGTGCGACCGCGACGCTGGATGGCGCGTTCGCGCTGCCGACGGTCGATTATCAGGCGAACGCCAACAGCCTCGCGGTGAATGATATCATCGTCGAAGGGATCAGCCTCGCCGGCAAGGCGCGTGTGGATGCCGACCAGATCGTCATTCCTGTCGCGGGGCGCGCCGCGCGCATTCGCGGGCTCGATACCGTCGCCGGCGGGACGCTGGTGCAGGTCAGGCTCGACGGCGACCTCGCATACAGCAATGGCCGGATTCTCAGCGACAATCTGCGCCTTCGCTCGCCGCGCATCGACGCCAAAGCGATCGTCATCGCCGATCTCAATAAGGGTTTTTACACCGGCGCGATCGACGGGCGGATCAACGATTACCGGATCGAAAGCGTCGGCATCTTCGACATCGACACCGATGCCGACCTCAAAACCGCGCCGCGCGGCGGGTTCGAGATTGTCGGCAATGTGCGCGCGCGCTCGACCCGCTTGTTCAATTCCGGCGTACGCGATTTCCTCGGCGGCAATGCGACGGCCTCGAGCGCGGTGCGCTATGGCACCGACGGGATCATCCGCTTCTCGGGTCTGCGTCTCTCGGCGCCGCGCCTGCGGGTGACGGGCGGGCAGGGGAGTTACGCGCCGAACGGCCAGATTCGCCTGACCGCGCAGGCCCATTCGACCGACTATGGCCCCGTCGGTGTCCAACTCGCCGGGACGATCACCGACCCGCGCGCCGTCGTCACCGCCGCGCGCCCCGGCCTTGGCATCGGGCTTGCCAATCTGGTGGCAAAGATCAACGGCGCGCCGAACGGCTATCGCCTCGCAGCGACTGGCGACACCGATTATGGCCCGCTGTCGGCCGATGTCGTGCTGCTCACCGCCAAGGGACCGCTGACGATCGATGTCGAGCGCGGCGACCTGTCGGGGATTGGTTTCAACGGGCGGCTGGTGAAGAGCGATGCTGGGCCCTTCGTCGGCCAGCTCAACGCATCGGGGCAGGGGCTGGGCGGTCTCGTTCGGCTCACGGCCGCCGGACAATATCAGGCGGCGGCGATCAACGTCCGCGCGAACGATGTCGTGCTGCCCGGCGCGGCGAAGCTCGCCGTCGGGTCGGCGATCGTCGATGCCGACGTCACACTCTATGACACGCCGCATATCGTCGCCGACATCCAGATCGCCGACACGCAGATCCGCGAATATGACATCGCGGTCGGGCGCGTGAAGATCGATTATCGCGATGGCGCGGGCCGCGCGCAGGCGCTGGTCGAGGGAACCAGCGGCGTGCCCTTCCGTATCGCCGCGAACGCCGACCTCCAGCCGAAGCTCTGGCGCGCCTCGGTGCAGGGCCGCGCGACGGGTATCAATTTCCGCACCACCTCGCCCGCGCGCATCATTCCGGGGCCCGACGGTTATGAGCTGCTGCCGACGAACGTCAGCCTCGGCCGCGGCAGCAGCGCGCGCGTCGCGGGGCGCTTCGGCGACGGGATCATAATCCAGAGCCGGCTCGAACGCGTAAATATGGCGATCCTCAACGCCGTCTATCCCGACATGGGGCTGGGCGGCCGCGCGACGGGCAGCCTCGATTTCGAGCAGGCGAATTCGGAAAGCTTTCCGCGCGCCGACGCCCGGCTGACGATCACCGATTTCACGCGCACGACTGCGGCCTCGGTCAGCCAGCCGGTCGACGTCAATTTCGCGGGCAAGCTGCTGGCCGACGGCGGCGAGGCGCGCGCGGTGATGCGCAAGCGCGGCAGCGTGATCGGGCGCCTGCAGGCGTCGCTACGTCCGCTCGGCGCGGGAGCGGGCGGCTGGACCGAACGGCTGATGGCGGCGCCGCTCGGCGGTGGCATCCGCTATAACGGTCCCGCTGACACGCTTTATTCCTTCTTCGGCCCGGCGACGCAGCATGTGTCGGGGCCGATCGCGGTTGCTGCTGATTTCAGTTGCAGCGTCTCCGACCCCTGTCTCGAGGGTGTCGTGCGCGGCAAGGATATGGTCTATGAAAACCAGACCTATGGCACCCGGCTGACCAACATGGTCGTGAACGGCCGCTTCACCGGCAACCGGCTAGAGATCGAAAAGCTCACCGCGACCGCCGGCGACGGCACGGTCGAGGCAAAAGGCTTTATCAGCCTCGCTTCGGCCGATGGTTATCCGATGAATATTTCGGCGACGCTCAACAATGCGCGCCTTGCCAAGAGCGAGAATATCGCCGCGCGCGCGACCGGAAACCTGACGCTCGAAAAGGTGGCCGGGCAGACCGCGCTCCTCTCGGGCAGCCTTCGCCTTCCCGAGACGCGCTATCGTATCATCCGCGAAGGCGCGGCGCAGGTTCCGGTGCTGACCGGCGTGCGGCGGAAGCCGCCGGCGGGCCGTCAGCGGATCAGCGGCGACGGGCTCTCGGCGGTAGGCGGCAGCCTGTTCGACCTCATTCGCCTCGATATCGCGCTGAAGGCTCCCGACGAAATCTATGTCAGCGGCATGGGGCTCGAATCCGAGTGGAAGGCCGATGTCGTGCTCCGCGGCACGACACAGGACCCGCGCGTGACCGGCGAGATCGAGCTGGTGCGCGGCACGCTCGGTTTCGCGGGCCGTTCGTTCGAGCTTCAGGAGGGCCGCGTGACCTTCCCGACAGGCGAAGCCTTCGACCCGGCGATCCGCTTGCTTGCCAGCGATACGATCGAGACGGTGACGGTGAGTATCAGCGTCACCGGCCGCGCGAGCAATCCGCAAATCGCCTTCTCGAGCGTCCCCGGACTGCCGCAGGACGAGATCGTCTCGCGTATCCTGTTCGGCGATTCGATCACGACTTTGTCGCCGCTGCAGGCGGTCCAGCTCGCCTCCTCGCTCAATACGCTGAGCAGCGGGGGCGGGGGACTGAGCCCGCTGGGATCGCTCCAGTCGGCGACGGGTATCGACCGGCTGCGCGTGCTCGGCCCCGACGATACCGTCGGTCGCGGCGCAGCGCTGGCGGCGGGGCAATATATCACCAAGGATATCTATCTGGAGGTGATCACCGACGCGCGCGGTTATACCGCGACGCAGCTCGAAATCAGCCTGACCCCGGCGCTGTCGCTACTCAGCCAGGCGGGCGGATCGGGCCAGTCGAACCTCAGCATCCGGTATCGCAAGGATTATTGA
- a CDS encoding sigma-70 family RNA polymerase sigma factor, which produces MSIDEPSLARLMAASQRGDRAAYRALLTDSGKWLTRYFARRIAPHHVDDLVQETLVSMHRKLATWDSSRAFLPWLAAIARYRWIDMLRRQRDEAELGDNDAAVGAEDEAVHARLSIDHLLALLPPGQAQAITLVKIEGASIAEASQISGQSESLVKVNIHRGLKKLAELIESE; this is translated from the coding sequence ATGAGCATCGACGAACCTTCGCTGGCGCGCCTGATGGCGGCATCGCAGCGGGGGGATCGTGCGGCCTATCGCGCGCTGCTGACCGACAGTGGCAAATGGCTCACTCGCTATTTCGCGCGGCGGATCGCGCCGCACCATGTCGACGACCTCGTCCAGGAAACGCTCGTGTCGATGCACCGCAAACTCGCGACCTGGGATAGCAGCCGGGCGTTTCTGCCATGGCTCGCGGCGATCGCGCGTTACCGCTGGATCGACATGCTCCGGCGCCAGCGCGACGAGGCCGAACTGGGCGACAATGATGCCGCGGTCGGCGCCGAGGACGAAGCGGTGCACGCGAGGCTCAGCATCGATCATTTGCTCGCGCTGCTGCCGCCCGGACAGGCGCAGGCGATCACGCTGGTCAAGATCGAGGGCGCGTCGATTGCCGAGGCGTCGCAGATTTCGGGCCAGAGCGAGTCGCTGGTCAAGGTGAACATCCATCGCGGGCTCAAGAAGCTCGCCGAACTGATTGAAAGCGAATGA
- a CDS encoding NAD-dependent epimerase/dehydratase family protein: MTTLITGAAGFIGMHVAAALLERGEDVVGIDNFTPYYSLDLKRARVARLDALYGQSFSFRDVDFGDAAALTHALSDEKIDRIVHLGAQPGVRYSLENPAAYIHSNISGHVNILELARHSDISHLVYASSSSVYGLRADTPFRVADRADTPISLYAATKRADELMSETYAHLFRIPQTGLRFFTVYGPWGRPDMAVWKFTEAVLQGRPIDVYNHGDMLRDFTFIDDIVRGVILALDHPPADDGGPKPGGFTTPHRLYNIGNNRPEQLTGLIQAIEEACGRSAEINLLPMQDGDVYQTFADIDDINRDLGFVPATPLAVGIPAFVNWYVKEWSNR, encoded by the coding sequence GTGACAACGCTTATAACCGGTGCGGCCGGGTTCATCGGGATGCATGTCGCGGCAGCGCTGCTCGAACGCGGCGAAGATGTCGTCGGAATCGACAATTTCACGCCCTATTATTCGCTCGACCTCAAGCGCGCGCGGGTCGCTCGCCTCGATGCGCTTTACGGTCAGTCCTTTTCGTTCCGGGACGTCGATTTCGGCGATGCCGCAGCGCTCACCCATGCACTGTCCGACGAGAAGATTGACCGGATCGTGCATCTTGGTGCCCAGCCGGGCGTGCGCTATTCGCTCGAGAATCCCGCCGCCTATATCCATTCGAACATATCGGGCCATGTGAATATCCTGGAGCTGGCGCGCCACAGCGATATTTCGCACCTCGTCTACGCATCCTCCTCGTCGGTTTACGGACTTCGGGCGGACACGCCTTTCCGCGTCGCCGATCGCGCCGACACGCCCATCTCACTTTATGCGGCGACAAAGCGCGCCGATGAACTGATGAGCGAGACCTATGCGCATCTGTTCCGGATACCGCAGACGGGCCTGCGCTTCTTTACCGTATATGGACCATGGGGCAGACCCGACATGGCCGTATGGAAATTCACCGAGGCGGTCCTGCAGGGCCGCCCGATCGACGTCTATAACCACGGCGACATGCTCCGCGATTTCACCTTTATCGACGACATCGTGCGCGGCGTGATCCTGGCGCTCGATCATCCACCCGCCGATGATGGTGGTCCCAAACCCGGAGGGTTCACGACGCCGCACCGGCTCTACAACATCGGCAACAACCGGCCGGAACAACTGACCGGCTTGATTCAGGCGATCGAAGAAGCCTGCGGACGGTCGGCCGAAATCAACCTGCTGCCGATGCAGGACGGCGATGTTTATCAGACATTTGCGGACATCGACGACATCAACAGGGATCTGGGCTTTGTCCCGGCGACACCTTTGGCCGTCGGCATTCCGGCCTTCGTAAACTGGTATGTGAAGGAATGGTCGAACCGTTGA